In Candidatus Jettenia caeni, the DNA window CAAACCACCTTCATATATTTTAAAAATACCGAAGAGATCGTTTTTATAATTATCAAAAAATTGGATAACAAAAAAAAGCCTTGCACCGAAGATCCCTGCACAGACTATATATATTCCAAGGTCCGAAATCTTGTTGGGATCTATATTCTCCTTTTTTGCCCTCTGGCGTGCAATGAAAATGGCTACGAGAAAAGCAATCATCAGCATAAAGCCATAGGAATAAATAGGTATACTTTTCTGAAGAAAAGGTATGGGAATTTCGAATAAGGTTTTTCTCATGATTAGAGCATTTTTGTGAGCTTGTTATTCCCATCTACGAGAATAATTTTTGGTTTCCAGTTCCGCGCTTCTTTATCTTCCATGAGACAATAAGAAATGATAATGACCCGGTCGCCTGGCTGCGCCCATCGCGCTGCAGCTCCATTTAAGCAAATGACGCCAGAACTATGCTCTCCTTCAATGACATAGGTCTCTACCCGTGTTCCATTATTAACATTGAGGACCTGAACACGTTCGTAGTGCAGGATATCTACTGCCTCAAGAAGGGCTTTATCAATGGTAATGCTGCCATTGTAATTGAGATTCGTTTCCGTTACTGTTGCGGCGTGAATTTTGGATTTGCACATCTCCCGTAGCATGGTTTCTCCAATAGCTTAACCGTTAAGCAAGCAAAATAATTAAAATATAAGATCAAATTTTATCTTAAAGCGCTGTAAAATCAATAGGATTCTCTTACTTATTGCTCTGGCGGCGGATAAAAGCTTCTCACACATGTTTTGACAAGGTCAACAATCTCCTCATCCTTTAACTTTCCTTTATAACCGGGCATTTTTCTCTTCCCATTGGCTATCGAAATAATCAATCTTGAGTCGGAAGCGTTATCCTGCCATTTGGTATTTGTAAAATTTGGTATTTTAAAAATGAATCGGCCAATAAGACCTCCTTTTCCATCTGCTCTATGGCATTTCTGGCATTCTCTCTCATACACAGCCCAAATACCGCCTTTTTCAGACAAAGCAGGCTGTTTCGAGCATCCATAAAATAACAAGGTACAAAAGATACTTGCAACTATAACAATAAAAGATGTATGCCTTTTCATTATTTTTCCTCATGTGCAGTATTGTTAAGATGTAATTCCAACCAGTTATATTATTCAAACATAAAAGTTTACCATAAAACCCTATATATTCAAGTCTTATCCTCTCATTTTAGAAATAATAGGTCTTCATTTTTATTGAAGAGACTTCTTTCTGCCTGAACGTAGAAACGTAGAGGAACTTCAAACAAACTATGGAGTGGCAAAGTGCGCCTTACCACTACTGTTATAAAAGTTACGTAGGGCAGCCCTTTAGGGTTGCTCTCTCCCGTATGCACGTTCATGCAGGGAAGCAAGGCTAAAGCCTTGCCCCACAGTTTCATAAAAGGCAAAAGTAGCCGAAGGCCTAATTTAAAAATGTTTAGGAATTTCAATGTTAATGAAAATGGTTTTTAAACATACGGTTTAGAGCGGTATTGGGGTCAAGGTTTTTGATTTTGGGTTTTAGTTCATGGAAAAGATAAACCTTTCCCTGTTTATTTGTGTAATGTACTGGAATCATAAAGCCAGTATGGCAGATATCACACTCTTCTTTGATAGGGCAAAGAGGATCACGGGCATTTTTAGTCTCCAGTAGACGTACCTCTCGTGGTAAGAGATGGAACTCATAAGAACAATACGTGCATCGAACCAGGACAGGCTGTTTCTTTTTCTTAGAGAAGAAGGGGAAAATACCCATGAGCAATCTCCTTGTGTTGAGTGATAAGAGAGTCAGAAGCAAATACGGCGGATTGTAAAACCATACGGGTCTTACACCGGGGGCACAAGAGAGGGTCATACCGGTAAGTAGTCCGGATCATATCCCTCCAGGAGAGAGAAACCTTGCCGGTGATAACCCGGTTCATCTTCAGGAGGTTATAGACAAGGGGTAAGAGTTTTCCCCGAAGTTTATGGGATAAGAATCCGTAGTAACGAATGTTTCGAAAGTGTTTATCGGGGATATGACAGATAAGCCGGGCAATAAATTCAAGTACCGGCAGAGTCATAATCTCTTGTGTTTTGGTGGAATGGTCAAGGTACTCGTAAGTAACTGATGTGCCATCATAGTCTTTGATGCGAGTTTCACCGATAGGGGGACGCTTGAGATATTTGCCAGGATAGTCAACATGAGCCTTCATACTGTTTGACTGCCCTTTGAGATGGATGACCCATGTTTTCTCAAAGAACTGAGAAGTCCAGGAGTTAAAGAGGGTAGATGAGGTTAAATGCTTGAGATGAGAAGGGAGCTTGAGAAGCCCTTGTTTAAATTCATTCCGTAAGAGGGTAATGATTTTGTATCGCCAGGTGTTTTTGAGGGATTCATGATAGAAGTAGGCTTTGCCGATCCATCGGGTGTGGCAAGGGGAAAGTCCTCCTGCTGTAGTAGAGAGATGGATATGGATATTCTTTTTGAGATCTCTGCCAAAGGTATGGATGGCAAGAAAGATACCGGGAAGAAAGCCCTTAGTCTGAGCCCAATCTTTGATAAGAGTGGCAGCAATGAGGGGAATACGGTTCAAGAGAGAACGGTTCAGCCAGAAGAAGATCCAGAGTTCTTCAGGCATGGTAAAGGTAATGTGTTGCCAGGTGGTATTGGGAAGGGTATTGAGGCTGTTTTTAATCCAGATGTCATAGCCTTCTTGCCACAGGAAGGACAAAACCGGGATTTACAGCTATGAGGGACTTTCCTGCTCCTGAAAGCAGGTGGGACAGATAAACTGATGGTACCCAAGAAAAGAGGTTTTGCAGACGAGAAGTTTTAAAACGTTGAGAATAATGCTAAGCCGAATAAGGTCACGGTGTTTGAGAAACAGTTTCCACCAGTTTCCCTTATCGAGGAAGATGTCTCTGAGTTTTATACCACGGGTACTGACATATTCCATATGCATCATATATACCTTGATAAAAAGATAAATTCAAAGAAAAAGTCGTTGGGTTTTGTCTTTTAAAACCCAACCTATTTAAACAGAACTATGTAAGGATAGTTGATACTATTCATTATATCTAGCGTTTGTTGATATTATCAGGAACAACCTGAACCTGTGTGGAAAGTTTATAGGTATCGCCTGCCGGAGAAACAAACTCTGCTTCTGCAAAGAAGGCTTTGAAGCCTGTTCGGGGCGTTGCAATATCCATAGAGGCCTGACGATGGTTTTTTTCTGTCTCCAATTCACAGTTTGACCAAGTATCGTTGCGGAAATCACGGTCATCAGATAGAGCAGTCCATAACCGGAATTTTTTTACTGGCTGGTCTGCTCTCATAGTGATTCTGACCGGACCATCAGCGCCGTCTTTTATCTGCCACTCCACTTTCGGCAGTTTCTGACCATCAGCAATCATTTGAAACCATGCTGCTAATGTCCGTAATGCGTCTTTACCATCTCCGAGGTTATGACCAGCATTGGGAGTTTGATAAACCAATTTGGGTTCCGGCAAGTCATTCCAGTAGTGGCGGAGAGAATCAACAACCCAGTAGGGATCGTTTGTTCCAAGGAGAAGCAACTTCGGCATAGTATAGCGCTGCCGGTAGCTGTAAGGGTCTATCCATTCCCGCAATTTAACCATAAGAGGATTATCCATGCGCTCAACAAGATTGAGATTGGTATAGTCAGAAATTTGTTCGCTTTGTCTGCCATACATCTTTTTGGCCCACCCGGTCTGCGCTTTCATATTTAACATATCGATGACCATGGGAGCGATAGCTACAACCCGTGAGTCAACAGCGCCAGTAAGCCATGCAGTCCAGCCACGTTTAGAGGCGCCAGAGACTGCAAATATATCAACCTTTTGATGATATTCTTTCCGGATAAATGCTTGAATTGCATCCATTCCGTAAACAACACTTTTAACCATCGGGAACAGTAAGGGCCATGTTTCATCTTCTGTTTTTAAATATTGATCGAGGGTATAGGCAATTAACGCATCTTCTTTAAGATTATCGAAAAGTGGCTGGTTAGGAATTTTAGTAATAACTGCAGAAACGGCACCTGCCCTTTGAGCAATGAGATATAATAATTCGAGATCTCTGCTTCCATCGCCATCTCCCGTAACAAAGAGAAATACAATCTCAGGGTGACGCACAACATTAGGCCGAAGCACCTGTAAATGGTGGTTCCAGGACAGGCCTTGCCATGTTTGCGATATCATTTCTAAATGGCTGACCGTAGCATCACGCATTTTTTTCTGTTCGATACACTTCCACTGAAAACAGGTATCCTTCTGATGAATATATTTTTCCAGCGCCTGTGAATGTACAGGCGTAATAAAAAATATGGGGACAAATATCAGAATGAAAAAAGCGATGTTGCTTTTAACTAACCAGGAGTAGCGAATAATTATATTTTTAAACAGATACATACAAACTCCTTATAGTGCCTTTTTAAAAAGAGGGAAAAAAGCAAAAGTTTTTTTCAGGAAAGATAAACGTATCCAAACGGTAGAGTTATAATAATCCCGCCCGGTCTTTATCCGTCTTTTCAGAAGGCCAATAATAGGCATCCGGGGTATTTCTGGCGCCGAAGATGGCAGTGCCGATACGCACCATATTTGCGCCTTCCTCAATTGCTATCTGATAGTCACCTGACATACCCATAGAGAGATACTTCATTTGTACCCTGCCAATGCCCTCTTTGATAATAGCATCGTGTATCTCTTTCAGCACCTTAAAACAAGCGCGGATTTTTATTTCGTCCTTTGTGAACAGACCGATAGTCATGAGCCCATATATCTTTAACGTTTCGTATTTGGCAGTCTGTTTTACCAGAGAAATTGCTTCTTCTGGCGCTATGCCATATTTGCTTTCTTCATGAGAAGTATTAACCTGAATGAGAATATCCATAGAGCGACCCTCTTGCTGAAGCCGATGATCTAATTTCTCAACTAAAGGCAACCGGTCTACAGAATGGATCATATCTGCAAATTTCAGGACGTCCTTGATCTTGTTCGTTTGAAGATGGCCGATAAAATGCCATTCCGCATCCTCATTTTTTAGTGCCTCATATTTCTTCAGGGCCTCCTGGATCTTATTTTCTCCGATAATACGTCCGCCTTCCCGAATGGCCTCGCGTATCCGTTCAGAATCTACCGTCTTGGTAGCCATAACGAGAGTAATATCTTCTGGTTTTTTCCCTGCCTTTATAGCGGCATGGGCAATGTTTTGCTTTACTCGTTCCAAATTTTCTTTAATTGACATGTGATCTCCCAAAGCTGCGATAGTAGTATCAAATTAATCCTGAATCTTTTCTCTAGACTTATACCTGTTCATCTCATTAAGATTAAATATAGAGTGCAAGTTCAAGTATAGACATTTATAATAAATTAACGTGGCATGTCGCTCCGTAAAATACCAAAGAAATACCTAAAAACTAAGGTAACAAGAGAAATACCCTGAAGAGTACCGTTAGGATAACAAAATTGGTAGATTTAATCAAGACAGTACAGAGGCGTTCATGTAAAGATACTGTGTACTCCGTATGAACATTCATACGGTGGACGCTTCGCTAGTTCACCCTACTCATAAACGCCGTTTTCAATCATCGTAGATTAAGCAAAGCAAAATTGCTTTTTCTCTAAAAAGAGTTAGGAGGATTATGAGAAATATAGTATTTGGTATTGTACTGGTCACGAGGAGGATTTTTACCTGTTGCTTCTTGTGTTGCCTGGCCGGTGTATCTTTATTGTGTGCACTATTCGCAACCATTAACCCGTTAGTATATGGTTTGCCCTTATTACAATCGGTCGTTTATGATGCGCAACCTCCAGCCTATAATCAACAACCTGCTGCAAGCGCGCCAAGGGCAATTACCGGTCCAGCTTCGAGCATTACCCATAACTCAGCAACGCTCAGTGGAACGGTAAACGCTAACGGATTAGAAACAAAAGTCTGGTTTCAATACCGTGTTATCAATGGATTATCCTTAAATACGTTCTCAACACAAAATGTAATTGGGACAAGCGATACAACGGTAAACACCAGGGTAATCCGATTACTTCCGGGAACGACATACTATTACCGGCTTATAGCACAAAACGAAGCCGGTATCAGTTATGGAGATGAGCTAATGCTCACCACTATACATATTAAGCCATATATCACGACAGATATAACTCCGCCTGTTGGTTCTATAAGCATTAACAAGGAAGCCTACTATACCAACTCTTCTGTCATTACTTTAAACCTTTCCGCCAGCGATGATATAGGCATCATGGGTTATTATCTCTCTACAAACCCTATTGTGCCGTCTGCTTTGGCGCCCGGCTGGATATCGGTTCCTCCCTATGCTGCATATACTGAAAAGTTTACAGAAGATGTTCCGTTTACCTTAAGCGATGGAGATGGCCATATTACGGTATATGTGTGGTATAAGGATGCCGCCGGGAATGTATCCGACAAAAGTAGCGATTCTATTATGCTGGATACAACACCACCATCAATAACGATTATCAGTCCTACCACGAATTCCACCTATAGCACGACCAGCGATACGGTAGTTATTAGCGGGAGCGCCTCAGATAGTATAAGCGGAGTAAATAGTGTAATCTGGAATATCGATAAAGAAGGCGGCGTAACAGAAAACAAAACTGTTGATTGGACTACTTCAGACATACCGCTATCAAGCGGAAATAATATGATAACCATAAAAGTTATGGACGGCGCCGGGAATATAGAGAAGCACATGATAACCGTAACATCTTATCCCGATAATATTCCTACTGTAGTAACAGGCCCTGCAACAAACATAACAACAAATCTGGCGACGCTTCATGGAGTGGTGAATACAAAGGGGCTGTCAACAACAGCATGGTTTCAATATGGTACGGCAAGTGGATCTTACAGCAGTAAATCATCGGTACAAAGCATTGAAGGAAGGACCGATGATACCTTAATAAATATTCGTATAAGCGGCTTAAAGGCAGGAAAGACATATTACTACAGAATTGTCGCCCAGAATAGTGCGGGCACTGTCTATGGAAGCGAAATGCTATGTAATACCGCATCGCCAAAAGGTAAGATTTACGGGCATGTAGTCTCCTTTGCCAGAGGCAAACCCGTTGCCTTTGCGCGGGTAAGACTGAAAGGGACTTATGCGAAGAGAAAGCCTTTCAGGACAATAGTTACCGATGAGAATGGATTTTTTAGATTCAAGGATCTTGATGCGGACAGGTACAGTATCTCTGTAACAAAGAAGGGCTTTGTGAGTACCACCCAGATGGTAGAACTTAAAGAGGGTGTGAAAAAAAAGATAGATTTCCCATTGAGAGTTCGCTAGGGTCGTCGTGCAGAAATTATAGAGATACAGCAGGAATTTTTATTTTAAATCCCTAGGAATTACTGTTAAAATCAAGAGGCGCGGAAAAATAAAATAAGGGGCAGTTCTTATATCTCTTTGTATATTTACTATAAATCTGATAGGAATAAGTTTATGAGATTTACAAAGATGCACGGTATTGGCAATGATTACATTTACATCAACTGTTTTGAAGAAGAAGTAAAAGAACCAGCGAAGTTAGCTCCCCGTATGAGCGATAGGCATTTTGGCATTGGATCAGATGGAATCATACTTATCCTGCCATCAACGGTGGCGGATTGTAAGATGCGCATTTTTAACGCTGATGGCAGCGAGGCGCAGATGTGTGGAAACGGTGTCCGTTGTGTTGCAAAATATATATATGATCATAACATTACGAGAAATAATCCGCTGACGGTTGAGACCGTGGCTGGCATTAAAAGCATTGAGCTTTTTACGGATAACGGAAGGGTATCCGGTGCAAAGGTGAATATGGGAAAACCCCGGCTTCTGCGGTCGGAAATCCCCATGCTTGGCAAGGAAATAAAGGAAACATCGGTAATTGATGAATTGTTGACCATAAGCAATGGAATATCATGGAGGATTACCTGCGTTTCTATGGGAAATCCGCATGGTATTATTTTTGTTGATAATTTGGATCTCGTTAATATATCAAAACATGGCATAGAAATTGAGCACCATCCTGTATTTCCGGAACGGATAAATGTCCACTTTGTACAGGTACACAACCCTAAAGAAGTTACCATGAGGACATGGGAGCGCGGTTCGGGCATAACACTGGCTTGTGGTACCGGGGCTTCGGCTGTATGCGTCGCAGGCGTTTTGAATAAAAAGACCGAACGTAAAATCCTGGCACATCTGCCAGGTGGTGATTTAAAGCTTGAATGGGCTGAAGATGGGAACGTTTACATGACAGGCCCAGCCGCAGAGGTGTTTACGGGCGAATGGCATTGATATATTCAGGCGGGGGGGAGGCAAGGCTGAACAGGCTGTCCGAGAATGCAATTGCTACCTGCCATAACTATATGTTGCGCCTATTGCAATAGTTAATCAGTATATAGTACAGTTTTGATCCGTAAAAGCAATTCTCGGACAGCCTGTGAAGTCTTGCCCTACATTTTGAAAATCACATTGGCAAGGTATTCGTATAAATTTTGCATGAAAACATATTCTATCAAGCGGGTTTTTTTTCTCTTCATGGTAACACTCATAGCTGGCTGTGCAACCTACAGGGCTCCCGCTTTACAAAAATCTGTCTGGGAGGATACATCGTATATCTTAAGGAATATCCAGGGGGAGGTGCGCGACCTCTCATTACCAGAGATATGGGAAATTTTAATTTCCAATAACGCCAATCTTACCTCATTGCGTTCAAGCGTAGATATAACTCTTTCCACACCAGATCTCAAAAGTCCCCTTCGCTGTAATGGGTTAGTATTATACCACAAACCGAAAAGCTTACGGATAATAGGTTCTA includes these proteins:
- a CDS encoding aspartate 1-decarboxylase, coding for MLREMCKSKIHAATVTETNLNYNGSITIDKALLEAVDILHYERVQVLNVNNGTRVETYVIEGEHSSGVICLNGAAARWAQPGDRVIIISYCLMEDKEARNWKPKIILVDGNNKLTKML
- a CDS encoding putative cytochrome c, with product MKRHTSFIVIVASIFCTLLFYGCSKQPALSEKGGIWAVYERECQKCHRADGKGGLIGRFIFKIPNFTNTKWQDNASDSRLIISIANGKRKMPGYKGKLKDEEIVDLVKTCVRSFYPPPEQ
- a CDS encoding transposase; amino-acid sequence: MSFLWQEGYDIWIKNSLNTLPNTTWQHITFTMPEELWIFFWLNRSLLNRIPLIAATLIKDWAQTKGFLPGIFLAIHTFGRDLKKNIHIHLSTTAGGLSPCHTRWIGKAYFYHESLKNTWRYKIITLLRNEFKQGLLKLPSHLKHLTSSTLFNSWTSQFFEKTWVIHLKGQSNSMKAHVDYPGKYLKRPPIGETRIKDYDGTSVTYEYLDHSTKTQEIMTLPVLEFIARLICHIPDKHFRNIRYYGFLSHKLRGKLLPLVYNLLKMNRVITGKVSLSWRDMIRTTYRYDPLLCPRCKTRMVLQSAVFASDSLITQHKEIAHGYFPLLL
- a CDS encoding diaminopimelate epimerase: MRFTKMHGIGNDYIYINCFEEEVKEPAKLAPRMSDRHFGIGSDGIILILPSTVADCKMRIFNADGSEAQMCGNGVRCVAKYIYDHNITRNNPLTVETVAGIKSIELFTDNGRVSGAKVNMGKPRLLRSEIPMLGKEIKETSVIDELLTISNGISWRITCVSMGNPHGIIFVDNLDLVNISKHGIEIEHHPVFPERINVHFVQVHNPKEVTMRTWERGSGITLACGTGASAVCVAGVLNKKTERKILAHLPGGDLKLEWAEDGNVYMTGPAAEVFTGEWH